A genomic region of Acipenser ruthenus chromosome 9, fAciRut3.2 maternal haplotype, whole genome shotgun sequence contains the following coding sequences:
- the LOC117405212 gene encoding transcription cofactor vestigial-like protein 3, with translation MSCLDVMYHHQPYGAHQYLPATSAAAAAAAYKAAYYHHHHHQNQQKLAAFSKMHESLGPPATTKEEEEEEEATKEQPAETEYLSSRCILFTYFQGEIGDVVDEHFSRALSQASSFSLEPSALKSQKTTSSSLWKEGATLSGSQFPASLWNTSYQTQAPPSLSGVLPEFPGAAAGAFHSSDPPSWAGHALHQPALPPAPAVSDSWHYPLASQASPPYTHVHDVYSHMHPHSHPHHHPHHSHILHHPHSSHLDPRYSPLLVPTVRTACNPTPQGDIPKTDPSSATTATQLWAGAFHSTVDVGFDTGLQHQDKGKGSTWF, from the exons ATGAGTTGTCTGGATGTTATGTATCACCATCAGCCTTATGGAGCGCACCAGTATTTGCCAGCGACATCAGCAGCAGCGGCGGCAGCAGCATATAAAGCAGCATActaccatcaccaccaccaccagaatCAGCAG AAGTTAGCAGCGTTCAGTAAGATGCACGAGTCCCTGGGTCCCCCTGCAACCActaaagaggaggaggaggaggaggaggcgacGAAGGAGCAGCCAGCGGAGACAGAGTACCTCAGCTCCAGATGCATCCTCTTCACTTACTTCCAGGGAGAGATCGGCGATGTGGTGGATGAGCACTTCAGCAGAGCACTCAGTCAGGCCAGCAGCTTCAGCCTGGAACCCTCAGCTCTCAAAAGCCAGAAGACAACAAGCAGCTCCCTGTGGAAAG AAGGAGCCACGCTGTCTGGAAGTCAGTTCCCTGCTTCTCTCTGGAATACCTCGTACCAGACTCAGGCCCCCCCCAGCCTCAGCGGAGTTCTCCCGGAGTTCCCTGGTGCAGCTGCTGGCGCATTCCATTCTTCAGACCCTCCGAGCTGGGCTGGCCATGCACTGCACCAGCCTGccctgccccctgcccctgctgtcTCAGACTCCTGGCATTACCCGCTGGCATCACAAGCTAGCCCCCCCTACACACACGTCCACGACGTATACTCACACATGCACCCCCACTCCCACCCACACCATCACCCTCACCACTCACACATCCTGCACCACCCCCATTCCTCCCACCTGGACCCCCGCTACAGCCCGCTGTTGGTCCCCACGGTGCGCACAGCCTGCAACCCCACCCCCCAGGGTGACATCCCAAAGACCGACCCCTCCTCCGCCACCACTGCCACCCAGTTGTGGGCCGGAGCGTTTCACAGCACAGTCGATGTTGGCTTCGACACAG GTTTGCAACACCAAGACAAAGGCAAAGGGTCCACTTGGTTCTGA